In Kineococcus sp. NBC_00420, a single genomic region encodes these proteins:
- a CDS encoding 6-phospho-beta-glucosidase: MKIVVVGGGSTYTPELVDGVARLQHELPISEIVLVDPDVGRRDLLAGVSQRILDAQGAPVRVRASADVAEAADGAVAVLLQLRVGGQAARARDESWPLECGCLGQETTGAGGLAKALRTVPVVLDIAEQVRRVNPDAWIVDFTNPVGIVTRALLTQGHKALGLCNVAVGLQRFFAARLDVAPERISLDHVGLNHLTWERAVRVLDEDGGPGEDVLPRLLVEDGETIAKHLHHPLELVRAVRALPSYYLRYFYEHDTVVREQTGVPSRAEQVAGMEAELLEMYADPALHEKPELLQHRGGAFYSEAAIALVASLVNDRRDVQVVNTFNRGTYGFLPDDMVVEIPAVVGAHGATPVVPAPLDPAKAGLVAHVAAYEQLALEAALHGGRDRVVEALLAHPLIGQWDQATWLADRLLAENARFLAWA; this comes from the coding sequence ATGAAGATCGTCGTCGTGGGTGGTGGCTCCACCTACACACCGGAACTCGTCGACGGGGTCGCCCGCCTGCAGCACGAGCTGCCGATCTCGGAGATCGTGCTCGTCGACCCCGACGTCGGGCGCCGCGACCTGCTGGCGGGGGTGTCCCAGCGCATCCTCGACGCGCAGGGTGCGCCCGTCCGGGTGCGGGCGAGCGCCGACGTCGCCGAGGCGGCCGACGGGGCCGTGGCCGTCCTGCTGCAACTGCGGGTCGGCGGGCAGGCCGCGCGGGCCCGGGACGAGAGCTGGCCGCTGGAGTGCGGCTGCCTGGGCCAGGAGACGACCGGGGCCGGTGGCCTCGCGAAGGCGCTGCGGACGGTACCCGTCGTCCTCGACATCGCCGAGCAGGTCCGGCGGGTGAACCCCGACGCCTGGATCGTCGACTTCACCAACCCGGTCGGGATCGTCACCCGGGCGCTGCTGACGCAGGGCCACAAGGCGCTCGGGTTGTGCAACGTCGCCGTGGGGTTGCAGCGGTTCTTCGCCGCTCGCCTCGACGTCGCCCCGGAACGGATCTCCCTCGACCACGTGGGGTTGAACCACCTCACCTGGGAACGTGCCGTCCGGGTCCTCGACGAGGACGGCGGCCCGGGGGAGGACGTGCTGCCGCGCCTGCTCGTCGAGGACGGGGAGACCATCGCCAAGCACCTGCACCACCCGCTGGAACTCGTCCGGGCCGTGCGGGCGCTGCCGTCGTACTACCTGCGCTACTTCTACGAGCACGACACCGTCGTCCGCGAGCAGACCGGGGTCCCCTCCCGCGCCGAGCAGGTCGCGGGGATGGAGGCGGAACTGCTGGAGATGTACGCCGACCCCGCCCTGCACGAGAAACCCGAACTGCTGCAGCACCGCGGGGGCGCGTTCTACTCCGAGGCCGCGATCGCCCTGGTCGCGTCCCTGGTGAACGACCGCCGTGACGTCCAGGTCGTCAACACGTTCAACCGCGGCACCTACGGGTTCCTTCCCGACGACATGGTCGTCGAGATCCCCGCCGTGGTGGGAGCGCACGGTGCGACACCCGTCGTCCCCGCGCCGCTGGACCCGGCCAAGGCGGGGCTGGTCGCGCACGTCGCGGCCTACGAGCAGCTCGCGCTCGAGGCCGCGCTGCACGGGGGACGGGACCGGGTCGTCGAGGCGTTGCTGGCGCACCCGCTGATCGGGCAGTGGGACCAGGCCACCTGGCTCGCCGACCGGTTGCTCGCCGAGAACGCCCGGTTCCTGGCGTGGGCGTGA
- a CDS encoding medium chain dehydrogenase/reductase family protein, giving the protein MTTTRVVLPGVVDPEGLRLEQVDLPAPTTGQVLVAVEASGISYAEQQMRRGRYYDQPAFPFTPGYDLVGTVVDLGPGTPAGLLGQRVAAMTKTGGWATHALVPAEDLVPVPAGVDPAEASTLVVNGITAWSMLHRSAKVRAGQTVLVHGANGGVGTVLAQLARDAGARVIGTASPRHHDALRDLGVEPVDYRGDVEAQVRALAPDGVDAVFDHVGGAGLFASHRLLRRGGTLVSYGTAATRDGSGSPTWPILKLMARLAWWNVRPDGRRATFFNVWAGRRNPARFQARIREDLGNVFARLADGRLTTHVAATFPLEEIVEAMRLAESRTIVGKVVLLPRGGGSAGR; this is encoded by the coding sequence ATGACCACCACCCGAGTCGTCCTCCCCGGCGTCGTCGACCCCGAGGGCCTGCGCCTCGAGCAGGTCGACCTCCCCGCGCCCACCACCGGCCAGGTGCTGGTGGCCGTCGAGGCCAGCGGCATCTCCTACGCCGAGCAGCAGATGCGCCGGGGCCGCTACTACGACCAGCCCGCGTTCCCCTTCACCCCCGGCTACGACCTCGTGGGGACCGTCGTCGACCTCGGACCCGGCACCCCCGCCGGACTCCTCGGACAGCGCGTGGCGGCCATGACGAAGACCGGCGGCTGGGCCACCCACGCCCTCGTCCCGGCCGAGGACCTGGTGCCGGTGCCGGCCGGCGTCGACCCCGCCGAAGCCTCGACCCTGGTCGTGAACGGGATCACCGCGTGGTCGATGCTGCACCGGTCCGCGAAGGTCCGGGCCGGTCAGACGGTCCTCGTGCACGGCGCGAACGGCGGCGTCGGGACGGTGCTCGCCCAACTCGCCCGCGACGCGGGTGCCCGGGTGATCGGCACCGCCTCGCCACGCCACCACGACGCGCTGCGCGACCTCGGGGTCGAACCCGTGGACTACCGCGGCGACGTCGAGGCGCAGGTCCGGGCCCTTGCCCCCGACGGGGTCGACGCCGTCTTCGACCACGTCGGCGGGGCGGGCCTCTTCGCCTCCCACCGGTTGCTGCGTCGCGGGGGGACCCTGGTCTCCTACGGGACCGCCGCGACCCGCGACGGCAGCGGGAGCCCGACCTGGCCCATCCTGAAGCTCATGGCCCGACTCGCCTGGTGGAACGTCCGGCCCGACGGCCGACGCGCGACGTTCTTCAACGTCTGGGCCGGCCGCCGGAACCCCGCACGGTTCCAGGCGAGGATCCGCGAGGACCTCGGGAACGTCTTCGCCCGCCTCGCCGACGGTCGGCTGACCACCCACGTCGCCGCGACGTTCCCGCTCGAGGAGATCGTGGAGGCGATGCGCCTGGCCGAGTCGCGGACGATCGTCGGCAAGGTCGTCCTGCTGCCGCGAGGAGGGGGATCCGCCGGCCGGTAG
- a CDS encoding IS110 family transposase gives MNVIIGMDPHKRSATIEVLGPGEQVLAGGRFGTDTSGYREMLTAGRAWPQRTWAVEGAGGIGKHLAQRLLADGEQVVDVPATLSARVRVFSTGNGRKTDATDAHSIALAAVRTSTLRRVQADGENMALRLLVDRRDELGVLRTQTVNRIHKLLLELLPGGAKTFLTAAQAKKLLATVKPRDVVGKTRRALAVEKIADLTVIDAKIKAAKKQLSELITATGSRLLELNGIGPSGAARLLGDVGDIARFPTKAHFASWNGTAPIDASSGDNSRQRLSRLGNRRINRVLHIAAIVQIRHDTEGRAYFRRKLAAGKSPLEAIRCLKRRLSDVIYRQMVADAAAVTTPVEADAAPAVLVEEDAQQQVLVTGPGGQAGASAGSSATGSYPGAGSSEKSLPGPAAPIVATGSRRRKTPTSRAG, from the coding sequence ATGAACGTCATCATCGGGATGGATCCGCACAAACGTTCAGCAACGATCGAGGTGCTCGGCCCCGGCGAGCAGGTCCTGGCCGGTGGGCGGTTCGGCACTGACACCTCCGGCTACCGCGAGATGCTCACCGCCGGCCGAGCATGGCCGCAGCGGACGTGGGCGGTCGAAGGGGCCGGCGGCATCGGCAAACACCTGGCTCAGCGTCTGCTGGCCGATGGTGAGCAGGTGGTGGACGTGCCAGCGACGTTGTCGGCGCGGGTGCGGGTGTTTTCCACCGGCAACGGCCGTAAGACCGACGCGACCGATGCCCACTCCATCGCCCTGGCCGCGGTGAGAACGTCGACCCTGCGGCGGGTCCAGGCTGATGGGGAGAACATGGCACTTCGCCTGCTGGTGGATCGCCGCGACGAGCTCGGGGTACTGCGAACTCAGACGGTCAACCGAATCCACAAGCTACTGCTGGAACTGCTACCCGGTGGGGCAAAGACGTTCCTGACTGCGGCGCAGGCCAAGAAGCTGCTGGCCACGGTCAAACCGCGTGACGTCGTCGGCAAGACCCGGCGGGCGTTGGCGGTGGAGAAGATCGCTGACCTGACGGTCATCGACGCCAAGATCAAGGCGGCGAAGAAGCAGCTGAGCGAGCTGATCACCGCGACCGGGTCACGGTTGCTGGAGCTCAATGGGATCGGCCCGTCGGGGGCGGCGCGGTTGCTGGGTGACGTCGGCGACATCGCCCGGTTCCCGACCAAGGCTCATTTCGCGTCCTGGAACGGGACCGCCCCCATCGATGCGTCCAGTGGTGACAACAGCAGGCAGCGGCTGTCGCGGTTGGGCAACCGTCGGATCAACAGGGTGCTGCACATCGCTGCGATCGTGCAGATTCGTCATGACACCGAGGGGCGGGCCTACTTCCGGCGGAAGTTGGCGGCGGGGAAGTCGCCTTTGGAGGCGATCCGGTGCTTGAAGCGGCGTCTGTCCGACGTGATCTATCGCCAGATGGTCGCTGACGCTGCAGCCGTCACGACCCCGGTCGAGGCTGACGCAGCACCCGCCGTCTTGGTCGAGGAAGACGCTCAGCAGCAGGTGCTGGTGACGGGCCCGGGAGGACAGGCGGGGGCGTCTGCTGGCTCCAGCGCGACCGGCTCGTACCCCGGTGCCGGTTCTTCGGAGAAGTCACTTCCCGGGCCCGCAGCACCCATCGTCGCTACTGGAAGCCGACGCCGCAAGACCCCCACTTCACGGGCCGGTTGA
- a CDS encoding N-acetylglucosamine kinase, translating into MNGDDPVVVALDAGNSKTDTVVVDAEGTVLASARTGGFRPSAVGLATAFTELTDGIELALRRAGDPPVELLAAYLANADLPAEEERYAADLTARGYARRVVVGNDTFALLRSGVVAGASAPQGVAVVCGAGINCVGLAPDGSTARFLALGPTTGDWGGGGTLVNEVMYAATRAEDGRGPETALRPAVADLFGLPTALDVALAVHLGRIPAPDLHALVPVLFDVAAAGDVVARAIARRQAEEVVAMARVALQRLGLDAAPVDVVLGGGVLAGGHRVLLDAVREGVLAVAPGARFVVPDAPPVLGAALLALDGLGLGSEARARAERRLRSGAVAAAQPV; encoded by the coding sequence GTGAACGGTGACGACCCGGTGGTGGTGGCGCTCGACGCCGGGAACTCCAAGACGGACACGGTGGTCGTCGACGCGGAGGGGACGGTCCTCGCGAGCGCCCGGACGGGCGGGTTCCGGCCCAGCGCGGTCGGGCTGGCCACGGCGTTCACCGAACTCACCGACGGGATCGAGCTCGCGTTGCGGCGCGCGGGCGACCCGCCGGTGGAACTGCTGGCGGCCTACCTCGCCAACGCCGACCTCCCTGCCGAGGAGGAGCGCTACGCAGCCGACCTGACGGCCCGCGGCTACGCCCGGCGCGTCGTCGTGGGCAACGACACGTTCGCGTTGCTGCGGTCCGGGGTCGTGGCCGGAGCGAGCGCCCCGCAGGGGGTCGCAGTCGTGTGCGGGGCGGGGATCAACTGCGTCGGGCTGGCCCCGGACGGTTCCACCGCGAGGTTTCTCGCCCTCGGCCCGACGACGGGGGACTGGGGCGGGGGTGGCACTCTCGTCAACGAGGTCATGTACGCCGCGACCCGGGCCGAGGACGGCCGGGGTCCCGAGACCGCCCTGCGGCCGGCCGTGGCGGACCTCTTCGGTCTGCCGACCGCCCTGGACGTCGCCCTCGCCGTGCACCTGGGCAGGATTCCCGCCCCGGACCTGCACGCGCTGGTCCCGGTGCTGTTCGACGTTGCCGCGGCGGGGGACGTGGTGGCCCGTGCCATCGCACGGCGACAGGCCGAGGAGGTCGTCGCGATGGCCCGGGTCGCGCTGCAGCGGTTGGGGTTGGATGCCGCGCCGGTCGACGTCGTGCTCGGCGGCGGAGTCCTGGCGGGGGGTCACCGCGTGCTGCTCGACGCCGTCCGGGAGGGGGTCCTCGCGGTCGCACCCGGCGCCCGGTTCGTCGTCCCGGATGCACCGCCGGTGCTCGGGGCGGCGTTGCTGGCCCTCGACGGACTGGGGTTGGGGAGCGAGGCCCGGGCCCGGGCCGAGCGGCGGTTGCGGTCCGGGGCGGTCGCGGCGGCGCAACCGGTCTGA
- a CDS encoding carbohydrate ABC transporter permease — MSTGVLTKPGPVEVVATDRGWRRLGRTRTQVLLWIATHAVAVGLAVLFLAPIAFLLLTSVMSDRQALSGSLWPDTWQWSNYRRVWDTPNFLLWWRNSLVYAGVGTLLAITSSVFPAYALAKFRFRGSNALMVVVVAAMMLPPQVVVVPMYVVWSQYFGLTGSLWPLIIPLAFGDAFSIFLLRQFMLTLPDEVVDAAKVDGCGELRTLWHVVLPMCKPAVVATSLFQFFALWNDYFGPQIYASDDPRAWTLSYGLQTFKGAHSTDWNVTMAATALVVLPVVLVFFLAQRAFVEGVTLTGVKG; from the coding sequence ATGAGCACCGGAGTCCTCACGAAGCCAGGGCCCGTCGAGGTCGTCGCGACCGACCGCGGGTGGCGCCGGTTGGGCCGCACCCGGACCCAGGTCCTGCTGTGGATCGCGACGCACGCCGTCGCGGTCGGCCTGGCCGTCCTGTTCCTGGCCCCCATCGCGTTCCTGCTGCTCACCTCGGTGATGTCCGACCGACAGGCGTTGTCGGGGTCGTTGTGGCCGGACACCTGGCAGTGGTCGAACTACCGCCGGGTCTGGGACACCCCGAACTTCCTGCTCTGGTGGCGCAACTCCCTGGTCTACGCCGGGGTGGGCACGCTGCTCGCGATCACCTCCAGCGTGTTCCCCGCCTACGCGCTGGCCAAGTTCCGCTTCCGCGGGTCCAACGCCCTGATGGTCGTCGTGGTGGCGGCCATGATGCTGCCGCCGCAGGTCGTCGTCGTCCCGATGTACGTCGTGTGGTCGCAGTACTTCGGGCTGACCGGGTCGCTGTGGCCGCTCATCATCCCGCTCGCCTTCGGGGACGCCTTCTCGATCTTCCTGCTGCGCCAGTTCATGCTGACGTTGCCGGACGAGGTCGTGGACGCCGCCAAGGTCGACGGCTGCGGGGAACTGCGGACGTTGTGGCACGTCGTGCTGCCGATGTGCAAGCCGGCCGTCGTGGCGACCTCGCTGTTCCAGTTCTTCGCCCTGTGGAACGACTACTTCGGTCCGCAGATCTACGCCAGCGACGACCCGCGCGCCTGGACGTTGTCCTACGGGCTGCAGACGTTCAAGGGTGCGCACTCCACCGACTGGAACGTGACGATGGCGGCCACCGCCCTCGTCGTGCTGCCGGTGGTCCTCGTGTTCTTCCTCGCCCAGCGCGCCTTCGTCGAAGGCGTCACCCTGACAGGAGTCAAAGGATGA
- a CDS encoding IS256 family transposase encodes MALMDQSALSTLTEALTTADDGTFMRRILQGALQALIDAEAEHHIGAGHHERSAGRTTQRNGTRDRLVATTAGDLALKIPKTRTGSFFPTLLHPRRRIDRALRAVVMEAYVHGVSTRKVDDLVEALGAESGISKSEVSRICADLDTEVATFTSRPLDAQATPYVFLDATYCKARVGGDQHGKGARVVSQAVVIATGVTADGHREVLGCNVGDAETLAFWKEFLTSLRERGLHGVQLVISDQHRGLVSAIEQSMTGASWQRCRVHFMRNVLSRVTKGQSDAVAAMVRTIFVQPTAEAVGEQVRVVADTLRAQFPAVAEMLDEAGPDVTAFAVFPEAHWKKIWSTNPIERLNREVKRRTDVVGIFPNAKALLRLAGCVLIEAHDEWQSGERRYLSEASMALLTPPEPTVLPTAAVTVNPDTVTPLDRTAALTA; translated from the coding sequence ATGGCCCTCATGGACCAGTCTGCCCTGTCCACCCTCACCGAAGCACTCACCACTGCCGACGACGGCACCTTCATGCGCCGAATCCTGCAAGGCGCCCTGCAAGCCCTCATCGATGCCGAAGCCGAGCACCACATCGGCGCCGGCCACCACGAACGCTCAGCCGGGCGCACGACCCAGCGCAACGGCACCCGCGACCGCCTCGTCGCCACCACCGCAGGTGACCTCGCACTGAAGATCCCCAAGACCAGGACGGGGTCGTTCTTCCCGACCCTGCTGCACCCTCGCCGGCGCATCGACCGGGCCCTGCGCGCCGTCGTCATGGAGGCCTACGTCCACGGCGTATCCACCCGCAAGGTCGACGACCTCGTCGAGGCCCTGGGCGCTGAATCGGGCATCTCCAAGTCCGAGGTGTCCCGCATCTGCGCCGACCTCGACACCGAGGTCGCCACCTTCACCAGCCGCCCGTTGGACGCGCAGGCGACCCCATACGTGTTCCTCGATGCGACGTACTGCAAGGCCCGCGTCGGCGGTGACCAGCACGGCAAGGGCGCACGTGTCGTCTCTCAAGCAGTCGTCATCGCCACCGGCGTCACCGCGGATGGACACCGGGAAGTATTGGGCTGCAACGTCGGAGACGCCGAGACGTTGGCGTTCTGGAAGGAGTTCCTGACCTCACTGCGCGAGCGGGGTCTGCACGGGGTGCAGCTGGTGATCTCCGACCAGCACCGCGGTCTGGTCTCGGCGATCGAGCAGAGCATGACCGGCGCGTCCTGGCAGCGATGCCGGGTCCACTTCATGCGCAACGTCTTGAGTCGGGTCACGAAGGGGCAGTCAGACGCGGTCGCGGCGATGGTCCGCACCATCTTCGTCCAGCCCACCGCGGAGGCTGTCGGTGAGCAGGTCCGCGTCGTCGCCGACACCCTGCGCGCGCAGTTCCCTGCGGTCGCGGAGATGCTGGATGAGGCCGGTCCGGACGTGACGGCGTTCGCGGTGTTCCCCGAGGCGCACTGGAAGAAGATCTGGTCGACGAACCCGATCGAACGCCTGAATCGGGAGGTCAAGCGCCGCACTGACGTGGTGGGGATCTTTCCCAACGCCAAGGCCCTGCTGCGTCTGGCCGGGTGCGTGCTGATCGAGGCCCACGATGAGTGGCAGTCCGGGGAACGTCGCTACCTCTCCGAGGCCTCCATGGCCTTGCTGACTCCGCCCGAACCCACCGTCCTGCCCACCGCCGCGGTCACCGTGAACCCCGACACGGTCACCCCGCTCGACAGGACCGCCGCCCTCACGGCATAG
- a CDS encoding SDR family NAD(P)-dependent oxidoreductase yields MTTNETPNRTALVTGSTSGIGEAIARTLAAAGTHVLVSGRDTTRGERLVGELRAAGAKADFLAADLSRPAAELRALVETATQLLGGRIDVLVNNAGIYPVGPTASASDEDLDAMLAVNVRAPHVLVGEIAPAMVAHGGGAIVNIGSWMSRTGVAFGAMYTATKAAVEQMTRTWAAEFGPSGVRVNTVAPGITLTPGNDYAREVVLAQAATTPAGVPAAPQDVADAVAFIVSDAARMVQGVTLDVDGGLTATRLSW; encoded by the coding sequence ATGACGACGAACGAGACCCCGAACCGAACCGCCCTGGTCACCGGATCCACCAGCGGGATCGGCGAGGCCATCGCCCGCACCCTCGCCGCCGCCGGGACCCACGTCCTGGTGAGCGGGCGCGACACGACCCGCGGCGAACGCCTGGTCGGGGAACTGCGCGCCGCCGGCGCGAAGGCCGACTTCCTCGCCGCCGACCTCTCCCGTCCCGCCGCCGAACTCCGCGCCCTCGTCGAGACCGCGACGCAGCTGCTCGGGGGTCGCATCGACGTGCTGGTGAACAACGCCGGCATCTACCCCGTCGGCCCGACCGCGAGCGCCTCCGACGAGGACCTCGACGCGATGCTCGCGGTGAACGTCCGCGCCCCGCACGTCCTCGTGGGGGAGATCGCTCCGGCGATGGTCGCCCACGGTGGCGGTGCGATCGTCAACATCGGGTCGTGGATGTCGCGGACAGGGGTGGCGTTCGGGGCCATGTACACGGCGACGAAGGCCGCGGTGGAGCAGATGACCCGGACCTGGGCCGCCGAGTTCGGCCCCAGCGGGGTGCGGGTGAACACCGTCGCCCCGGGCATCACCCTGACGCCCGGCAACGACTACGCCCGCGAGGTGGTGCTGGCCCAGGCGGCGACGACTCCGGCCGGGGTACCTGCTGCGCCGCAGGACGTCGCGGACGCCGTGGCCTTCATCGTCTCGGACGCGGCCCGGATGGTGCAGGGCGTCACGCTGGACGTCGACGGCGGCCTGACCGCGACCCGCCTGAGCTGGTGA
- a CDS encoding carbohydrate ABC transporter permease yields the protein MSSALAAGRRRGVSRSRWVVLAFVSPFVLGVVLFFGYPLVSTIVYSFEKYDQINPPTWVGTQNWHYVFDEYPRFWTALRNTAWLVVVMVSLRLVFGLAVGMLIVRVRAGVGIFRTVFYLPYLAPPVASTLVFVFLLNPGSGPVNGLLEAVGIPAPAWFTDPNWSKPALVLLSLWGIGDLMVIFTASLLDVPRELYEAAELDGAGAFGRFRFITLPTIRPILLFTTVTGVIATMQYYTQALVAGQAASGQLSSAGSRVEPGYPNGSTLTLPQLVYNLGFQNFDTGSASVIAVVMFVLAMACTVLLLKAGGGFLKTGRIG from the coding sequence GTGAGTAGCGCACTCGCCGCCGGCCGGCGTCGGGGGGTCTCCCGCTCGCGGTGGGTCGTGCTGGCCTTCGTCTCCCCGTTCGTCCTCGGCGTCGTCCTGTTCTTCGGCTACCCGCTGGTCTCGACGATCGTGTACTCCTTCGAGAAGTACGACCAGATCAACCCGCCCACCTGGGTGGGGACGCAGAACTGGCACTACGTCTTCGACGAGTACCCGAGGTTCTGGACGGCGCTGCGGAACACGGCCTGGCTGGTCGTGGTGATGGTGAGCCTCCGCCTCGTCTTCGGGCTCGCGGTGGGGATGCTCATCGTCCGCGTACGCGCCGGGGTGGGGATCTTCCGAACCGTCTTCTACCTGCCCTACCTGGCGCCCCCGGTGGCCTCGACGCTGGTGTTCGTGTTCCTGCTGAACCCCGGTAGCGGGCCGGTGAACGGTCTGCTGGAGGCGGTGGGCATCCCGGCCCCGGCCTGGTTCACCGACCCGAACTGGTCGAAACCGGCGTTGGTGCTGCTGTCGCTGTGGGGCATCGGGGACCTCATGGTCATCTTCACGGCCTCCCTGCTGGACGTGCCGCGCGAGTTGTACGAGGCGGCCGAGCTCGACGGCGCCGGGGCGTTCGGCCGGTTCCGCTTCATCACGTTGCCGACGATCCGGCCCATCCTGCTCTTCACGACGGTGACGGGCGTCATCGCCACCATGCAGTACTACACGCAGGCCCTGGTCGCCGGGCAGGCCGCGAGCGGTCAGCTGAGCTCCGCGGGCAGCCGGGTCGAACCCGGCTACCCGAACGGTTCGACGCTGACGCTGCCGCAACTGGTCTACAACCTCGGCTTCCAGAACTTCGACACCGGCTCGGCGAGCGTCATCGCGGTGGTGATGTTCGTCCTGGCCATGGCGTGCACCGTCCTGCTGCTGAAGGCCGGCGGCGGGTTCCTCAAGACCGGGAGGATCGGATGA
- a CDS encoding TetR/AcrR family transcriptional regulator, whose amino-acid sequence MTATRSTAQAQRALVVAGAVRVFARSGYHATPVAAVATEAGISPAYVFRLFDGKLGLFTAALDHCYSLVARALHEGAEQAADPSPAGILHAMGGAYAQLIADRDLLMLQVHAQSSCDVPEIRDAVRRGLALVTQTATDLSGADPDAVQRFLAYGQLCHLVVTADLHDLPHAWADTLTHGIRHP is encoded by the coding sequence ATGACAGCGACGAGGTCGACGGCACAGGCCCAGCGCGCCCTGGTCGTGGCCGGCGCGGTCCGGGTCTTCGCGCGCAGCGGCTACCACGCGACCCCGGTGGCAGCCGTCGCGACGGAGGCGGGGATCTCCCCCGCCTACGTGTTCCGGCTCTTCGACGGCAAGCTCGGCCTCTTCACGGCGGCCCTCGACCACTGCTACTCGCTGGTCGCACGGGCCCTGCACGAAGGGGCCGAGCAGGCCGCCGACCCCTCCCCCGCGGGGATCCTGCACGCGATGGGCGGCGCCTACGCCCAGCTGATCGCCGACCGCGACCTGCTGATGCTGCAGGTGCACGCGCAGAGTTCCTGCGACGTCCCCGAGATCCGCGACGCGGTGCGCCGCGGTCTCGCCCTGGTGACGCAGACGGCCACCGACCTCTCCGGCGCGGACCCCGACGCCGTCCAGCGCTTCCTGGCCTACGGCCAGCTGTGCCACCTCGTCGTGACGGCCGACCTCCACGACCTGCCGCACGCGTGGGCGGACACCCTCACCCACGGCATCCGCCACCCCTGA
- a CDS encoding helix-turn-helix domain-containing protein, which produces MSEPDGTDLLVTRGTDPDPAVGLRAVAALRRLLERLEDLQVARARDLGWSWADIALALGVSKQAVHKKHSRKL; this is translated from the coding sequence ATGAGCGAACCGGACGGCACCGACCTGCTGGTCACCCGCGGGACGGATCCCGACCCGGCGGTGGGCCTGCGCGCCGTCGCCGCCCTCCGACGCCTGCTCGAGCGGCTCGAGGACCTCCAGGTCGCCCGGGCCCGTGATCTCGGGTGGTCGTGGGCGGACATCGCCCTGGCCCTCGGCGTCAGCAAGCAGGCCGTCCACAAGAAGCACTCCCGGAAACTCTGA
- a CDS encoding Clp protease N-terminal domain-containing protein: MFERFTRPAREAVVHAQTVGREFRHAGIGSQHLLLSLLATPSGAQRVLVGAGADAATLAPLVRDSAGPAADAAALRELGIDVDEVRRRAEESFGPGALDGEPRRRRFLGGTGPGHLPFDSTGRETLTDALRVAISLQHSHIGTEHLLLAILDHPEGPAVRALRAAGVDLDRETATGLVLAEIRRSA, encoded by the coding sequence GTGTTCGAACGGTTCACCCGACCCGCCCGCGAGGCCGTCGTGCACGCCCAGACCGTCGGGCGGGAGTTCCGCCACGCCGGCATCGGGTCCCAGCACCTCCTGCTGTCCCTGCTCGCCACCCCCTCGGGGGCGCAGCGGGTCCTCGTCGGCGCGGGCGCCGACGCCGCCACCCTCGCTCCCCTCGTCCGTGACTCCGCCGGGCCGGCCGCGGACGCGGCTGCGCTGCGGGAACTCGGGATCGACGTGGACGAGGTGCGACGCCGGGCGGAGGAGTCCTTCGGGCCCGGTGCGCTCGACGGAGAACCCCGCCGACGCAGGTTCCTGGGCGGAACGGGTCCCGGCCACCTGCCGTTCGACAGCACGGGCCGGGAAACCCTCACCGACGCCCTGCGGGTGGCGATCTCGCTGCAGCACAGCCACATCGGTACAGAGCACCTCCTGCTCGCGATCCTCGACCACCCGGAGGGGCCGGCCGTTCGCGCGCTCCGCGCGGCGGGGGTCGACCTGGACCGCGAGACGGCGACCGGTCTCGTCCTCGCGGAAATCCGCCGCTCGGCCTGA